One window of the Saccopteryx bilineata isolate mSacBil1 chromosome 2, mSacBil1_pri_phased_curated, whole genome shotgun sequence genome contains the following:
- the LOC136326214 gene encoding protein CROC-4-like — MDPSLLTEARFSPGVGGCPTTLLPSFTNTYHRVATSTTDSSRRSPESGRSMTNVTLLVKGNVNFCQSRLLNSSLAHLLCLMPFLEVSLPELCGACLELPSFLKTFWRGSKDRGDKRKFHALAYSCLGKSFSMSNQDLYC, encoded by the exons ATGGATCCGTCTCTCCTCACAGAAGCCCG cTTCTCacctggggtgggtgggtgccCCACCACCCTCCTGCCCTCTTTCACCAACACGTACCACAGAGTCGCCACCAGCACCACGGACAGCTCCCGGAG atccCCAGAGAGTGGAAGAAGTATGACCAATGTCACTCTGCTGGTTAAGGGAAATGTCAACTTCTGCCAATCCAGGCTCCTGAATTCCAGCCTGGCCCACCTATTGTGTCTGATGCCTTTTTTAGAAGTCTCCCTGCCTGAGTTGTGTGGAGCTTGCCTAGAGCTG CCATCATTCCTGAAGACTTTCTGGAGGGGGTCAAAAGATAGAGGGGATAAAAG GAAATTCCATGCTCTTGCTTATTCCTGTCTTGGGAAGTCCTTTTCAATGTCTAACCAGGATCTGTACTGCTGA